Proteins encoded by one window of Deinococcus radiodurans R1 = ATCC 13939 = DSM 20539:
- the ddrC gene encoding DNA damage response protein DdrC — translation MKNAPLTLNFGSVRLPVSADGLLHAPTAQQQLGLTQSWEAALVEHGLPETYRDFGAGPEAAVSVPDFVALAFALDTPEARRWQKRARELLARAMQGDVRVAAQIAERNPEPDARRWLAARLESTGARRELLATVARHGGEGRVYGQLGSISNRTVLGKDSASVRQERGVKATRDGLTSAELLRLAYIDTVTARAIQESEARGNAAILTLHEQVARSERQSWERAGQVQRVG, via the coding sequence ATGAAGAACGCTCCGCTGACCCTCAATTTCGGCTCCGTGCGGCTGCCTGTCAGCGCGGACGGTTTGCTTCACGCCCCCACCGCCCAGCAGCAGCTCGGGCTCACCCAAAGCTGGGAAGCGGCGCTGGTCGAACACGGCCTGCCCGAGACGTACCGCGACTTCGGCGCCGGACCCGAGGCCGCCGTGAGCGTGCCCGATTTCGTGGCGCTTGCCTTCGCCCTCGACACCCCCGAAGCCCGGCGCTGGCAGAAGCGGGCGCGGGAGCTGCTCGCCCGCGCCATGCAGGGCGACGTGCGCGTGGCTGCCCAGATTGCCGAGCGCAACCCCGAGCCTGACGCCCGGCGCTGGCTCGCTGCCCGACTGGAAAGCACTGGCGCCCGGCGCGAACTGCTCGCCACCGTCGCCCGGCACGGTGGCGAGGGCCGGGTCTACGGTCAGCTCGGCAGCATCAGCAACCGCACCGTCCTTGGCAAGGACAGCGCGTCGGTACGTCAGGAACGCGGCGTCAAGGCCACCCGCGACGGCCTGACGAGCGCCGAACTGCTGCGGCTGGCCTACATCGACACCGTGACCGCCCGCGCCATTCAGGAAAGCGAAGCGCGGGGCAACGCAGCCATCCTCACCCTCCACGAACAGGTAGCCCGCAGCGAGCGCCAGAGCTGGGAACGGGCGGGCCAGGTGCAGCGCGTAGGCTGA
- a CDS encoding NUDIX domain-containing protein — protein MSYLSELRAVWGHRALPAAGVSVLLQDETGRVLLQRRGDDGQWGILGGGLEPGEDFLIAAHRELLEETGLRCPNLRPLPLSEGLVSGPQFWHRYPNGDEVYLVGLRTEGTVPAAALTDACPDDGGETLELRWFALDDLPPLNTNINRVSMNVLRARRGLPPLPLLDVPSPPPPGDWLRDLRALVGSRPLIAPGANVAVTNERGEVLLLKHAGTGNTVTGKWTLPGGSLEPGESFAECAARELHEETGLRASRLVPVELFAGAEYRFTSLNGDVIDNISVLFRAEDVQGELALDTAESHGAAWFAPDALPPADELSGPLIRAKVRRWQELEPSPNEGACPGAAPHRLC, from the coding sequence ATGTCCTATCTGTCCGAACTGCGCGCCGTGTGGGGCCACCGCGCCCTGCCCGCCGCAGGCGTGAGTGTCCTCTTGCAAGACGAAACGGGCCGCGTCCTGCTTCAGCGCCGGGGCGACGATGGGCAATGGGGAATACTCGGTGGTGGACTGGAACCGGGCGAGGATTTTCTGATTGCCGCTCATCGCGAGCTCCTTGAGGAAACGGGGCTGCGCTGCCCGAACCTGCGCCCGCTGCCGCTCTCCGAAGGGTTGGTGAGTGGGCCGCAGTTCTGGCACCGTTATCCGAACGGCGACGAGGTGTATCTGGTCGGCCTGCGAACGGAAGGCACTGTGCCCGCTGCGGCGCTGACGGATGCTTGCCCCGACGACGGCGGCGAGACGCTCGAACTGCGCTGGTTCGCTCTGGACGATTTGCCGCCGCTGAACACCAACATCAACCGCGTGAGCATGAATGTGCTGCGAGCCCGGCGCGGGCTGCCACCTTTGCCCCTGCTGGACGTGCCCTCGCCCCCGCCGCCCGGCGACTGGCTGCGCGACCTGCGGGCGCTGGTGGGCTCGCGGCCCCTGATAGCCCCCGGTGCCAACGTCGCCGTGACGAACGAGCGCGGCGAGGTGCTGCTCCTGAAACATGCGGGCACTGGGAACACAGTCACTGGGAAATGGACGCTTCCCGGCGGCAGCCTCGAACCCGGCGAGTCGTTCGCCGAGTGCGCGGCGCGGGAGCTGCACGAGGAAACGGGCCTGCGGGCGTCCCGCCTCGTTCCAGTGGAGTTGTTCGCCGGGGCCGAGTACCGCTTCACCTCCCTCAACGGCGATGTCATAGACAACATTTCCGTGCTGTTCCGGGCCGAGGACGTGCAGGGTGAATTGGCCCTCGACACCGCCGAAAGTCACGGTGCGGCGTGGTTCGCGCCGGACGCCCTGCCGCCCGCAGACGAGCTGAGCGGGCCGCTGATTCGGGCGAAGGTAAGGCGCTGGCAAGAGCTTGAACCCAGTCCAAATGAGGGCGCGTGCCCCGGAGCGGCGCCGCATCGCTTATGCTGA
- a CDS encoding TrmB family transcriptional regulator, giving the protein MSAVIHLQALGLTEYEARAYTALLALGRAVPARVARQAGIPRPKIYETLERLEGRGLSAKVGQNPLEYAPLSAREYLSRSRRSFDDRLAALDRDLSRLAPDPAPEAVYHLNGEAAIRSLAEDLVLNARRCVYLAGEQSLAERLERLTPRGVELLRADLSDLPPIAAQGQRAFLLARDTEAALVGHFIAEGESGEAHGVHTHNPVIVHLIEGYVKLAAQKAVQNRS; this is encoded by the coding sequence ATGAGTGCCGTCATTCACCTGCAAGCGCTGGGGCTGACCGAATACGAGGCGCGGGCCTACACCGCACTGCTGGCCCTGGGCCGCGCGGTTCCGGCGCGGGTGGCGCGTCAGGCGGGCATTCCCCGGCCCAAGATCTACGAAACCCTGGAGCGTCTGGAGGGCCGGGGGCTGTCGGCCAAGGTGGGGCAAAACCCGCTGGAATACGCGCCCCTCTCGGCCCGCGAGTACCTGTCGCGTTCGCGGCGTTCTTTCGACGACCGATTGGCGGCCCTGGACCGCGACCTCTCGCGCCTCGCCCCCGACCCGGCGCCCGAAGCGGTGTATCACCTCAACGGCGAGGCGGCCATTCGCAGCCTGGCCGAAGACCTGGTGCTCAACGCCCGGCGCTGCGTGTACCTGGCGGGCGAGCAGTCGCTGGCCGAACGCCTGGAGCGCCTCACCCCGCGCGGCGTGGAGCTGCTGCGGGCCGACCTCTCCGACCTGCCGCCCATCGCCGCGCAGGGGCAGCGGGCCTTCCTGCTCGCCCGCGACACCGAGGCCGCGCTCGTCGGGCACTTTATTGCCGAGGGCGAAAGCGGCGAGGCACACGGTGTTCACACCCACAACCCGGTCATCGTCCATCTGATTGAGGGCTACGTGAAGCTGGCGGCGCAGAAAGCAGTACAGAACAGAAGCTGA
- a CDS encoding metal-dependent hydrolase: MLKIRSLGHSTFFLDDGTHRLLIEPFLEGNPRCPVTLGEVQSWQPSAVLISHAHGDHWGNALDFGRAGVPIIATAEIAGYAGAHGANNAVGMNIGGTYRAEWGSVSLTPAWHSSSFPDGTYGGMPTGLVIEFGGQRLYFAGDTALFSDMRLIGDRELDLAFLPIGDHYTMGPEEAGRTLDLLRPRVAIPMHYATFPALTGDPAVFRTEGERRGVEVRVLDPGETTEL, encoded by the coding sequence ATGCTCAAGATCCGTTCTCTCGGCCACAGCACTTTCTTTCTCGATGACGGGACGCACCGTCTGCTCATCGAACCCTTTCTCGAAGGCAACCCGCGCTGCCCGGTGACCCTCGGCGAAGTGCAGTCGTGGCAGCCGAGCGCCGTGCTCATCAGCCACGCCCACGGCGACCACTGGGGCAACGCCCTGGATTTCGGACGGGCGGGCGTGCCGATCATCGCCACCGCCGAGATCGCCGGGTACGCCGGAGCGCACGGCGCCAACAACGCCGTCGGCATGAACATCGGCGGCACCTACCGCGCCGAGTGGGGCAGCGTTTCCCTGACCCCCGCGTGGCACTCGAGCTCCTTTCCCGACGGCACCTACGGCGGAATGCCCACGGGTCTGGTCATCGAGTTCGGCGGCCAGCGCCTGTATTTCGCGGGCGACACCGCGCTGTTTTCCGACATGCGCCTGATCGGGGACCGCGAACTCGACCTCGCGTTCCTGCCCATCGGCGACCACTACACCATGGGGCCGGAAGAGGCCGGGCGCACGCTGGACTTGCTGCGTCCGCGCGTTGCCATTCCCATGCACTACGCGACTTTCCCGGCCCTGACCGGCGACCCCGCCGTCTTCCGCACCGAGGGCGAACGGCGCGGCGTGGAGGTCCGGGTCCTTGACCCCGGCGAGACGACCGAGCTGTAA
- the cdaA gene encoding diadenylate cyclase CdaA: MTTLSSLNLLGITLRDLLDILLVAALLYQGYKLVVGTRAVNVLRGIMVFAGVWVAARLLGLVTLTDLLGRAGTVGLFALVVLFQPELRAALERVGRPRGAAERDGAALQDLARALERLAERKTGALVAIERRTPLGEYAATGVPLDAVVSVPFIEALFVRNAPLHDGGVILQGARIVAAGCLFPLQASDGTYRRYGTRHRAAIGLSEVTDAVVLIVSEERGSMRIALNGRLGPDLTPTELREQLRELVYEREALSPLPAVPAPEGRP; this comes from the coding sequence TTGACGACCCTGTCCAGCCTGAACCTGCTCGGCATCACCCTGCGCGACCTGCTCGACATTCTGCTGGTCGCGGCGCTGCTGTATCAGGGGTACAAGCTGGTGGTGGGCACCCGGGCGGTCAACGTGCTGCGCGGCATCATGGTCTTTGCCGGCGTGTGGGTGGCGGCGCGGCTGCTGGGGCTGGTGACGCTGACCGACCTGCTGGGCCGGGCGGGCACGGTGGGGCTGTTCGCGCTGGTGGTGCTGTTTCAGCCTGAGCTGCGCGCCGCACTCGAACGCGTGGGCCGACCACGCGGCGCCGCCGAGCGCGATGGGGCGGCACTGCAAGACCTCGCGCGGGCGCTGGAACGGCTGGCCGAGCGCAAGACCGGCGCCCTGGTCGCCATCGAGCGCCGCACGCCGCTGGGCGAGTACGCCGCCACCGGGGTGCCGCTCGACGCGGTGGTCAGTGTGCCGTTTATTGAGGCGCTGTTTGTCCGCAATGCCCCGCTGCACGACGGCGGCGTGATTCTTCAGGGGGCGCGTATCGTGGCCGCCGGCTGCCTGTTTCCCTTGCAGGCGAGCGACGGCACCTACCGCCGCTACGGCACCCGGCACCGCGCCGCCATCGGCCTTTCGGAAGTCACCGACGCAGTGGTGCTGATCGTGAGTGAGGAACGCGGCAGCATGCGGATTGCCCTGAACGGGCGCCTGGGGCCCGACCTCACCCCCACCGAACTGCGCGAGCAACTGCGCGAACTCGTCTATGAGCGCGAGGCATTGTCCCCGCTCCCCGCCGTGCCCGCCCCCGAGGGCCGGCCATGA
- a CDS encoding CdaR family protein, translating into MSGGEAQGKRKQWQRWLSPRYVWRRLRHNIGPKLVSLGAALVLWSVSTGDQRAQVQQSYDVPITVRDTTGASGSDERRAVSDLNPETVRVTLTGRPERLNELRPSNIEALLDVTGVPEGSFNRPVQIVAPSNTVLSKQVPERVQGFVDSELSRTLTVTLGVASPAENSLPRFEVRPSEVQATAPSRVLNQVTRVVTSPVDLDPGEEREAPLIALDSRGRVVEPVTLHPASVSVQRLDTGTLPVKTLPVVLGAPPASLRVQSQTLQPRTVRVVAAPELLGRLREVSGQVDYRVGSSTLPVTLRLPDGAQALETVSVSLVVERIKAPDPGAGAPTQQKSGASSSSGGN; encoded by the coding sequence ATGAGCGGCGGCGAAGCGCAGGGCAAGCGCAAACAGTGGCAGCGCTGGCTGAGCCCGCGGTACGTATGGCGGCGGCTGCGGCACAACATCGGTCCCAAACTGGTGTCGCTGGGGGCCGCGCTGGTGCTGTGGTCGGTCAGCACGGGCGATCAGCGGGCGCAGGTGCAGCAGAGCTACGACGTGCCGATTACCGTGCGCGACACCACCGGGGCGTCGGGCAGCGACGAGCGGCGCGCCGTCAGCGACCTCAACCCCGAGACGGTGCGGGTCACGCTGACCGGGCGCCCCGAGCGCCTGAACGAACTGCGCCCCAGCAATATCGAGGCGCTGCTCGACGTGACCGGCGTGCCCGAGGGCAGTTTCAACCGCCCGGTGCAGATCGTCGCGCCGAGCAACACGGTGCTCAGCAAGCAGGTGCCCGAGCGGGTGCAGGGCTTCGTGGACAGCGAACTCAGCCGCACGCTGACCGTCACCCTGGGGGTCGCGTCGCCCGCCGAAAACAGCCTGCCGCGCTTTGAGGTCCGCCCCAGCGAGGTGCAGGCCACCGCCCCGAGCCGGGTGCTCAATCAGGTGACGCGGGTGGTGACCAGCCCGGTCGACCTCGACCCCGGTGAGGAACGCGAGGCCCCCCTGATTGCCCTCGACAGCCGGGGCCGGGTGGTCGAGCCGGTCACGCTGCACCCCGCCAGCGTGTCGGTGCAGCGCCTCGATACCGGGACGCTGCCGGTCAAGACGTTACCGGTGGTGCTGGGGGCGCCCCCGGCGAGCCTGCGCGTTCAGTCCCAGACCCTGCAACCGCGCACGGTGCGGGTGGTCGCCGCCCCCGAACTGCTGGGGCGCCTGCGCGAGGTCAGCGGTCAGGTGGACTACCGGGTGGGCAGCTCCACCCTGCCCGTCACGCTGCGGCTGCCCGACGGGGCACAGGCGCTCGAGACCGTCAGCGTCAGCCTTGTCGTCGAGCGGATCAAGGCCCCCGACCCCGGCGCGGGAGCGCCCACCCAGCAAAAGTCGGGGGCGTCGTCGAGCAGTGGTGGGAATTGA
- a CDS encoding VanW family protein: MTKFVSAPLICGLALLGALSAAHAQTGIPALPPIAQPLPVPAPAPVTPPAPTVPVPQEPAPVPQPPMPQPSVPQTPAPQKPVTPRPAPAPSRAPLLIQARANVPALVAGKKTTVPVLKTLTIPAERAAQLRQRGEVSASLQADLDTFLKSLAAPRDARFEQQDDGQWAVVQPNGLKVDAQATRAAVAKVLRDPRGVSANVVVTGQVAPQRTLDFFASRGITTFLATGFTSYYGSSPERVKNIHVGAQNFKDRLFEGDVFSFNKFIGPVSERNGYVPGLVIAGDQTASGVGGGICQVSTTVFRTLYGAGLGIVQRQNHSYQVFYYDPQGLDATIYQPQLDLKFANTTGGPIWFQTEWDDQEATLTITAFGQARDYQVQVDAPKTLKTVAPPKDRLIPDASLPAGQRKQVDWAAPGATIEVTRRFTRGGKTFKQDTLRSVYRPWPNIFRVGTKK, from the coding sequence ATGACCAAGTTCGTGTCTGCCCCGCTGATCTGCGGTTTGGCGCTGCTGGGGGCGCTGAGTGCCGCCCACGCCCAGACCGGTATTCCGGCGCTGCCGCCCATTGCTCAGCCGCTTCCTGTTCCGGCGCCGGCTCCTGTCACGCCGCCTGCGCCAACGGTTCCGGTGCCCCAGGAACCCGCTCCGGTGCCGCAACCCCCAATGCCACAACCGTCAGTCCCTCAAACCCCGGCTCCCCAGAAGCCGGTCACGCCCCGTCCGGCCCCCGCTCCCAGCCGCGCCCCGCTGCTGATTCAGGCGCGGGCCAACGTTCCGGCGCTGGTGGCAGGCAAAAAGACGACGGTGCCGGTGCTCAAGACGCTGACCATTCCTGCCGAGCGCGCCGCCCAGTTGCGTCAGCGCGGTGAGGTGTCGGCCAGCCTGCAGGCGGACCTCGACACCTTCCTGAAGTCGCTCGCCGCTCCGCGAGACGCCCGCTTCGAGCAGCAGGACGACGGGCAGTGGGCCGTGGTGCAGCCCAACGGCCTGAAGGTGGACGCGCAGGCGACCCGCGCCGCCGTAGCCAAGGTCCTGCGCGACCCGCGCGGCGTGAGCGCCAACGTGGTCGTGACCGGACAGGTCGCGCCGCAGCGCACGCTCGATTTCTTCGCCTCGCGCGGTATTACCACCTTTCTCGCGACCGGCTTTACCAGCTACTACGGCAGCAGCCCCGAGCGCGTCAAGAACATTCACGTCGGTGCCCAGAACTTCAAGGACCGGCTGTTCGAGGGCGACGTGTTTTCCTTCAACAAGTTCATCGGCCCGGTCAGCGAGCGCAACGGCTACGTGCCGGGGCTGGTCATCGCGGGCGACCAGACGGCGAGCGGCGTGGGCGGCGGTATCTGCCAGGTCAGCACCACCGTCTTCCGCACGCTCTACGGCGCGGGGCTGGGCATCGTGCAGCGGCAAAACCACTCGTATCAGGTTTTCTATTACGACCCGCAGGGCCTCGACGCCACCATCTACCAACCGCAGCTCGATCTGAAATTCGCCAACACCACCGGCGGCCCCATCTGGTTCCAGACCGAGTGGGACGACCAGGAAGCCACCCTGACCATCACCGCCTTCGGGCAGGCGCGCGACTATCAGGTGCAGGTGGACGCGCCCAAGACCCTCAAGACCGTCGCCCCGCCCAAAGACCGCCTGATTCCCGACGCCTCGCTTCCCGCCGGGCAGCGCAAGCAGGTGGACTGGGCCGCGCCGGGCGCCACCATCGAGGTCACGCGCCGCTTCACGCGCGGCGGCAAGACCTTCAAGCAGGACACGCTGCGAAGTGTGTACCGCCCCTGGCCGAACATTTTCCGGGTGGGGACGAAGAAATAG
- a CDS encoding IS4-like element ISDra7 family transposase, translating to MGLMAILQYVLSAVPLRKTQRNFLTVLLSVFLAVPGRLNALNLSRYAACSESTIRRWLHRSDDGAIPWGALHQATVSTAIESGLISPLCVLAIDASFHRKAGQHTAHLGSFWNGCAARTERGIEQSCCALIDVQHRQALTVDVRQTLTGSEAPTRLEQXADQLDDVLLDLRTVQQLDLAAVVADGNYAKEPIVETVTGHGLPFISRLPRNANLNDLYTGEHPRRRGRKKKFDGKVDFSDLQRFDLVSARPTERVWTQVVWSVQWAREVRAVVIQQIGKKGQVTGYAVLFSTAVTMPAHEVMALYRSRFEIELIFRDAKQFLGGQDVQLRSQQGIEAHWNVVLLTLNLCRLEALRAAGGGQDLVFSLEDMKRRAYNALLAQVILSNLDLSARFEE from the coding sequence ATGGGTCTGATGGCCATCCTACAGTACGTTCTCAGCGCGGTCCCGCTGCGCAAGACGCAGCGGAATTTCCTGACCGTGCTGCTCAGCGTTTTTCTCGCTGTTCCTGGACGGCTGAACGCCCTGAATCTCTCCCGGTATGCAGCCTGCTCGGAGAGTACGATTCGTCGTTGGCTGCACCGAAGTGACGATGGGGCCATTCCGTGGGGCGCGTTACACCAGGCGACTGTCAGTACAGCAATCGAGAGTGGGCTGATCAGCCCACTGTGCGTTCTGGCCATCGACGCCTCTTTTCACCGCAAAGCCGGTCAGCACACCGCACACCTCGGCTCGTTCTGGAATGGCTGTGCCGCGCGGACCGAACGCGGAATCGAGCAATCCTGTTGTGCCCTCATTGATGTCCAGCACCGGCAGGCCTTGACGGTCGATGTCCGTCAGACCCTGACCGGGTCTGAGGCTCCAACTCGTCTGGAACAGRCCGCCGATCAGCTGGATGACGTGCTGCTCGATCTCCGGACTGTTCAACAGCTTGATCTGGCTGCTGTCGTTGCCGACGGGAATTACGCGAAGGAACCCATCGTGGAGACCGTGACGGGTCACGGTCTCCCGTTTATCTCCAGATTGCCTCGCAACGCCAACCTCAACGACCTCTACACCGGTGAGCATCCCAGACGACGGGGGCGAAAGAAGAAGTTCGACGGTAAGGTGGACTTCAGTGACCTGCAGCGCTTCGACCTCGTCTCTGCAAGGCCGACTGAGCGGGTGTGGACGCAGGTGGTCTGGAGCGTGCAGTGGGCGCGGGAAGTGCGCGCAGTCGTCATTCAGCAGATTGGTAAAAAGGGTCAGGTCACCGGCTACGCGGTGCTGTTCAGCACCGCTGTGACCATGCCGGCTCATGAGGTCATGGCGCTGTATCGAAGCCGCTTTGAGATCGAACTGATCTTCCGGGATGCCAAACAGTTCCTGGGGGGCCAGGATGTGCAACTGCGGTCACAGCAGGGCATCGAGGCGCATTGGAACGTGGTGCTGCTGACCCTGAATCTTTGCCGACTGGAGGCCCTGCGAGCGGCAGGTGGCGGGCAGGATCTGGTGTTCAGTCTCGAAGACATGAAACGCAGGGCGTATAACGCCCTGCTGGCCCAGGTCATTTTATCCAATCTGGACCTCTCGGCTCGCTTTGAAGAATGA
- a CDS encoding SDR family oxidoreductase produces MNSTSSPTIAVTAATGKLGQLVVSSLLERGVPADHIVAIVRNPAKAQGLFAPGVQIRQADYNSPEGWDRALAGVQRLLLISSSDLNDRADQHRTVIEAASAAGVELLAYTSLLKADTARMSLAADHQATEKLLTESGVPFVLLRNGWYLENYDLAQALQTGSVLGAAGTGRISAASRKDLAEAAAAALTRDGQAGKVYELAGDEAFSLSELAAELSKQSGKDVQYRNFAPEDYQRTLEGFGLPAPVAQMLVSSDEGVARGELELPNSDLRELIGRPSTSLKEAVASQLAGQQA; encoded by the coding sequence ATGAATTCCACCTCATCCCCGACCATCGCCGTCACCGCCGCCACCGGGAAGCTCGGTCAGCTCGTCGTTTCGTCGTTGCTGGAACGCGGTGTGCCTGCCGACCACATCGTCGCCATCGTCCGGAATCCTGCCAAGGCGCAGGGTCTGTTCGCGCCCGGCGTGCAGATTCGTCAGGCCGACTACAACTCGCCGGAAGGCTGGGACAGGGCACTGGCGGGGGTGCAGCGGCTGTTGCTGATTTCGTCGAGCGACCTGAATGACCGCGCGGACCAGCACCGCACGGTGATCGAGGCGGCCAGCGCAGCGGGCGTGGAACTGCTCGCCTACACCAGCCTGCTCAAGGCCGACACGGCCCGGATGTCCCTGGCCGCCGACCATCAGGCCACCGAGAAATTGCTGACCGAAAGCGGCGTGCCGTTCGTCCTCCTGCGGAACGGCTGGTATCTGGAAAACTACGATCTGGCGCAGGCATTGCAGACCGGAAGTGTCCTGGGAGCCGCCGGAACGGGCCGCATCAGCGCCGCCTCCCGCAAGGACCTGGCCGAGGCCGCTGCCGCCGCACTGACCCGTGACGGACAGGCCGGAAAAGTGTACGAACTGGCGGGCGACGAAGCGTTCAGCCTGTCCGAACTGGCCGCCGAACTGTCGAAGCAGAGCGGCAAGGACGTGCAATACCGCAATTTCGCGCCCGAAGACTATCAGCGCACCCTGGAAGGCTTCGGGTTGCCTGCGCCTGTCGCGCAGATGCTCGTTTCCTCGGACGAAGGGGTGGCGCGGGGCGAACTGGAGCTGCCCAACAGCGACCTGCGCGAACTGATTGGAAGGCCCAGCACCAGCCTGAAAGAAGCTGTCGCCTCCCAACTCGCCGGGCAGCAGGCTTGA
- the parB gene encoding ParB/RepB/Spo0J family partition protein ParB, which produces MSKKSSLGRGLDALLTKKGEPVAQAGTGTQVQTLKIERIAQAAYQPRQVFEPESLAELAQSIREKGVLQPLLVRPRGDAFEIVAGERRWRASQLAGLTELPVMIRDLGDREALEIAIVENLQREDLGPLEEARAYQALLDQGLNQEGVAQAVGKGRSTVTNALRLLTLPEPVLRALDEGSISASHARAVLTQPEADRLWAFEQIRSRGLNVREAEALKRERGGRDKGQGAPIKVNPPRAYRQLELDLSRRTGTRVKITGEDKGRVELNYGSREELDRILQILGYEAEE; this is translated from the coding sequence GTGTCGAAAAAATCTAGCCTGGGCCGGGGCCTCGACGCCCTGCTGACCAAGAAAGGCGAGCCCGTCGCGCAGGCAGGGACGGGAACACAGGTGCAGACCCTGAAAATCGAGCGCATCGCCCAGGCCGCCTACCAGCCCCGGCAGGTGTTCGAGCCCGAATCGCTCGCCGAACTCGCCCAGAGCATCCGCGAAAAAGGGGTGTTGCAGCCGCTGCTGGTGCGCCCGCGCGGCGACGCCTTCGAAATCGTGGCGGGCGAACGACGCTGGCGGGCCTCACAACTCGCCGGGTTGACCGAACTGCCGGTGATGATTCGCGACCTCGGCGACCGCGAGGCGCTCGAAATCGCCATCGTGGAGAACTTGCAGCGCGAAGACCTCGGCCCGCTGGAAGAAGCGCGGGCGTATCAAGCGCTGCTCGACCAGGGCCTGAACCAGGAAGGCGTAGCGCAGGCGGTGGGCAAGGGCCGCAGCACCGTGACCAACGCCCTGCGCCTGCTGACCCTCCCCGAGCCGGTGCTGCGCGCGCTCGACGAAGGCAGCATCAGCGCCAGCCACGCCCGCGCCGTCCTGACGCAGCCGGAAGCCGATCGCCTGTGGGCCTTCGAGCAGATTCGCAGCCGGGGCCTGAACGTCCGCGAGGCCGAAGCGCTCAAGCGCGAGCGCGGCGGACGCGACAAGGGGCAGGGCGCGCCCATCAAGGTCAACCCGCCGCGCGCTTACCGGCAGCTCGAACTCGACCTCAGCCGCCGCACCGGCACCCGCGTCAAAATCACCGGCGAGGACAAGGGCCGCGTGGAACTCAACTACGGCTCCCGCGAGGAGCTCGACCGGATTCTGCAAATCCTGGGTTACGAGGCCGAGGAATAA
- a CDS encoding ParA family protein, with amino-acid sequence MKTIGVVNQKGGVGKTTTAVNLGAYLAAGGRRVLVVDMDPQGNATSGLGQRGAEQGLYEALGEPARSADFTLGTTQKGLDVLPATPDLAGAGVELADDPDALARLLASVQGYDLVLVDAPPSLGPLTVNVLAAVDALLIPVQAEYYALEGLAGLMETVERVQGGLNPRLKVLGIVLTMLDSRTNLAQEVETMVRQHFGELVFWSVVPRNVRLSEAPSFGKPINAFAPLSSGAAAYKRLAEEVLQRVEKI; translated from the coding sequence ATGAAAACCATCGGAGTCGTCAATCAGAAAGGTGGGGTGGGCAAGACCACCACCGCCGTCAACCTGGGGGCCTACCTCGCCGCCGGGGGCCGCCGGGTGCTGGTGGTGGACATGGACCCGCAGGGCAACGCCACCAGCGGGCTGGGGCAGCGCGGGGCCGAACAGGGGTTGTACGAGGCGCTGGGCGAACCGGCCCGCAGCGCCGACTTTACCCTCGGCACCACGCAAAAAGGCCTGGACGTGCTGCCCGCCACCCCCGACCTGGCGGGCGCGGGCGTGGAACTGGCCGACGACCCCGACGCCCTGGCGCGGCTGCTGGCGAGCGTGCAGGGCTACGACCTGGTGCTGGTCGACGCCCCGCCCAGCCTGGGGCCGCTGACGGTGAACGTGCTGGCGGCGGTGGACGCCCTGCTGATTCCGGTGCAGGCCGAGTACTACGCCCTGGAGGGCCTCGCCGGGCTGATGGAGACAGTGGAGCGCGTGCAGGGCGGCCTCAACCCCCGGCTCAAGGTGCTGGGCATCGTGCTGACCATGCTCGACTCGCGCACCAATCTGGCGCAGGAAGTCGAAACGATGGTCCGGCAGCACTTCGGCGAACTGGTGTTCTGGTCGGTGGTGCCGCGCAACGTCCGGCTCTCGGAGGCGCCGAGTTTCGGCAAGCCCATCAACGCCTTCGCGCCGCTCTCCAGTGGGGCCGCCGCTTACAAGCGCCTGGCGGAGGAGGTGCTGCAACGTGTCGAAAAAATCTAG